Genomic window (Salvelinus namaycush isolate Seneca chromosome 10, SaNama_1.0, whole genome shotgun sequence):
CCTACTGAAACCAGACAGCTTCCGAGAGTTCATCATGTATGGCTCCATGACAGCTTTTTTCATCCCTTTAACCATCATGATGGTCATCTACCTGCTCACCATTCAGGTGTTGCGCAAGAAAGCTTTTCTGCTCAGGTCAAAGGTCACCCAGCGCTTCACTCGGCCAACAGTCTCCACAGTCTTCCAGAGGGAGCAGTCCATGGCCTCTCCCACAACTGAGAAACATCCAGGAAATCCCACCCCTCCTACCAACCCCATGACAAGTGAAGATATCCCCATCCGTCGCATGTCCACCATGGGCAAGAAGTCCATGCAAAACCTGACCAATGAGCAGCGTGCCTCTAAGGTGCTGGGCATCGTCTTCCTGCTGTTTGTGGTCATGTGGTGCCCATTCTTTATCACTAACATCACCTCTGTGCTTTGTGCGAGCTGCAACGTCAATGTGATCGGCCGTCTGATGGAGATCTTTGTGTGGGTGGGCTACGTGTCATCTGGTATCAACCCACTGGTCTACACCCTCTTCAACAAGACTTTCCGCCAGGCCTTTACACGCTACATCACCTTTAACTACAGCCGCATCAGTAATGGGCCAGCCAGCCATACAAGGGAACAGCATGGCTGCAGGAATCTAACACGGATCTCCTTCCGTTCATCTGTGGCAGAGAACTCTAAGCTGTTCATGAAGCGGGGAATGAAAAACGGCATCGGGCCAGTGTGCTATCAGAGTCAACTGAGCCGAAGGCAAGCACCAATACAGTCCTCTGGCAGCGTTCTACTGGACACCCTGCTCCTTACCGAGAATGAGGATTGCAAATCCGAAGAGCATGTCAGTTACTTGTAGGCCTTTCGGAAAATGCAGTCAGCAAAAGGGAAACAATTAGAACGAGAAAGTCACATGTAAGAGGCACCCAAGGCTTGAGTTGTAAACTCCCCAGGGGATTACCTTC
Coding sequences:
- the LOC120054611 gene encoding 5-hydroxytryptamine receptor 2B-like isoform X1, with translation MSQPDAVPLGTNGSGAGEVAGAQLHWAALLIIMVIIPTIGGNILVILAVSLERKLQNATNYFLMSLAVADLLVGLLVMPIALITVLYNSGWPLPEFLCPIWLFLDVLFSTASIMHLCAISLDRYIAIKKPIQHSQYKSRSKAMAKIAVVWLISIGIAIPIPIKGLRNYHLPNNVTFNSNHTCLLKPDSFREFIMYGSMTAFFIPLTIMMVIYLLTIQVLRKKAFLLRSKVTQRFTRPTVSTVFQREQSMASPTTEKHPGNPTPPTNPMTSEDIPIRRMSTMGKKSMQNLTNEQRASKVLGIVFLLFVVMWCPFFITNITSVLCASCNVNVIGRLMEIFVWVGYVSSGINPLVYTLFNKTFRQAFTRYITFNYSRISNGPASHTREQHGCRNLTRISFRSSVAENSKLFMKRGMKNGIGPVCYQSQLSRRQAPIQSSGSVLLDTLLLTENEDCKSEEHVSYL
- the LOC120054611 gene encoding 5-hydroxytryptamine receptor 2B-like isoform X2, coding for MHLCAISLDRYIAIKKPIQHSQYKSRSKAMAKIAVVWLISIGIAIPIPIKGLRNYHLPNNVTFNSNHTCLLKPDSFREFIMYGSMTAFFIPLTIMMVIYLLTIQVLRKKAFLLRSKVTQRFTRPTVSTVFQREQSMASPTTEKHPGNPTPPTNPMTSEDIPIRRMSTMGKKSMQNLTNEQRASKVLGIVFLLFVVMWCPFFITNITSVLCASCNVNVIGRLMEIFVWVGYVSSGINPLVYTLFNKTFRQAFTRYITFNYSRISNGPASHTREQHGCRNLTRISFRSSVAENSKLFMKRGMKNGIGPVCYQSQLSRRQAPIQSSGSVLLDTLLLTENEDCKSEEHVSYL